One window of Rasiella rasia genomic DNA carries:
- a CDS encoding SDR family oxidoreductase encodes MENIVGKVALITGGTKGIGYGIAEALLKQGVNVAITSRSQDAANSAAKKLNDYGNDSVYAIGIAADVRSYESQEQAVRATVSEFGKLDVVVANAGLGHFGSIEEMSVEHWNEVIDTNLTGAFYSLKSSVAALKETKGYYISISSLAGTNFFEGGTAYNASKFGVTGFTQAAMLDLRKHEIKVSTIMPGSVSTHFNGNNPSEEGAWKIQIEDIGKLVVDLLQMNPRTLPSKIEVRPTVPPSARK; translated from the coding sequence ATGGAAAATATAGTTGGAAAGGTAGCACTCATTACAGGAGGAACCAAAGGAATAGGATACGGAATAGCTGAAGCACTACTAAAACAAGGTGTAAACGTAGCTATTACAAGTAGGAGTCAGGATGCAGCGAATAGCGCAGCTAAAAAGCTTAATGACTACGGAAATGACAGCGTCTACGCAATAGGAATAGCAGCAGACGTTCGTTCTTATGAGAGTCAAGAACAAGCAGTACGAGCTACAGTGAGTGAATTTGGCAAACTTGATGTAGTTGTTGCCAATGCAGGATTAGGTCATTTTGGTTCCATAGAAGAAATGAGTGTCGAGCACTGGAATGAAGTGATAGACACAAATTTAACGGGTGCTTTTTATTCGCTAAAGTCTTCTGTGGCAGCGTTAAAAGAAACGAAAGGGTATTATATTTCAATTTCTAGTTTAGCGGGGACTAACTTTTTTGAAGGTGGAACTGCATACAACGCGAGTAAATTTGGTGTAACGGGTTTTACACAAGCAGCAATGCTAGATCTTAGAAAACATGAAATTAAAGTAAGCACCATAATGCCAGGTAGTGTTTCTACTCACTTTAATGGTAACAATCCGAGTGAAGAAGGAGCCTGGAAAATACAAATTGAAGATATTGGAAAGCTTGTGGTAGATTTATTGCAGATGAATCCGCGAACGCTTCCAAGTAAAATTGAAGTAAGACCAACCGTACCGCCTAGTGCGAGAAAATAG
- a CDS encoding M15 family metallopeptidase yields MVQAQSGLVNVDSLSTEFAYEIRYATPNNFIGEILYDCPNCLLQQEVAEALLKANQYFCEKGYRIKLYDCYRPLSIQKKMWAKVPRPTYVANPYGKGSIHNKGAAVDITLVTLDDCFVDMGSDYDFFGRESHIDNFNFSAEILANRKLLREGMKKFGFGTVRTEWWHYSYRKNWSYPTLNEPLKCE; encoded by the coding sequence ATGGTACAAGCACAATCTGGTCTTGTAAATGTAGATTCCCTATCTACAGAGTTTGCCTATGAAATACGATATGCCACACCCAATAATTTTATAGGTGAAATTTTATATGATTGTCCTAATTGTTTATTGCAACAAGAAGTTGCCGAGGCGCTGTTAAAGGCCAACCAGTATTTTTGTGAAAAGGGATATAGAATTAAATTATACGATTGTTACCGCCCGCTATCCATTCAGAAAAAGATGTGGGCAAAGGTACCTCGACCTACTTATGTTGCCAATCCGTATGGAAAGGGAAGCATTCATAACAAAGGTGCTGCTGTTGATATTACTTTGGTAACTTTAGATGATTGCTTTGTTGATATGGGTAGCGATTACGATTTCTTTGGTCGTGAGTCGCATATTGATAATTTTAATTTTTCTGCTGAAATTTTAGCCAACCGAAAACTGTTGCGCGAGGGCATGAAGAAATTTGGATTTGGTACAGTACGCACAGAATGGTGGCATTACAGCTACCGAAAAAACTGGAGTTACCCCACCTTGAATGAACCGTTGAAGTGTGAGTAA
- a CDS encoding mechanosensitive ion channel family protein, with amino-acid sequence MLQNTTETEETIEKAGNNASDAISQLWDKLDGWLDAIILKIPNLVVAILVLVLFYIIARLLSKFVKRLVLRRIKEESIKQIIGQITFAITLLIGFFVALGVMELDKVLTSILAGAGVIGLAIGLALQGTLSNTVSGFILSFLPKISLGDWIETDDEVGVVTEINLRNVTIKRPDNNFTIIPNSSFVENPFTNYSISPRSRIMVSCGVGYESDLQAVEDLTVKVIGDAFPQKDQEEVEFFFTEFGDSSINFLVRFWADLNNGKDNLSHQHKAIKTIKKHFDEADINIPFPIRTLDFGKNNLTVHSKSNE; translated from the coding sequence ATGCTACAAAATACAACCGAAACAGAAGAAACAATTGAAAAAGCAGGCAACAATGCCTCCGATGCGATAAGTCAGTTATGGGACAAGCTTGATGGTTGGCTAGATGCCATCATCTTAAAGATTCCAAATTTAGTTGTCGCCATACTTGTATTAGTTTTATTCTATATTATTGCGCGCTTACTTTCTAAATTCGTAAAACGTCTTGTTTTACGTAGAATTAAGGAAGAATCGATAAAACAAATTATAGGGCAAATAACCTTTGCTATAACATTGCTCATTGGCTTCTTTGTGGCCTTAGGAGTAATGGAGCTAGACAAGGTGTTAACGTCTATCCTTGCAGGTGCAGGTGTTATTGGTTTAGCTATTGGTTTAGCGCTTCAAGGAACGTTAAGCAATACTGTTTCTGGTTTTATATTATCGTTTTTACCAAAGATTAGCCTTGGCGATTGGATTGAGACCGATGATGAAGTTGGTGTTGTTACTGAAATTAATTTGAGGAATGTTACCATTAAAAGGCCAGATAATAACTTTACCATAATACCCAACTCAAGCTTTGTTGAAAACCCGTTTACCAACTACTCCATCTCTCCTAGGTCAAGAATTATGGTAAGTTGTGGTGTTGGGTACGAAAGTGACTTGCAAGCAGTAGAAGATTTAACAGTTAAAGTAATTGGAGATGCTTTTCCGCAGAAAGACCAAGAAGAAGTAGAATTCTTTTTTACAGAGTTTGGAGACAGCTCCATCAACTTTTTGGTTCGCTTTTGGGCAGATTTAAATAATGGTAAAGACAACCTTTCACATCAACATAAGGCCATTAAAACGATTAAGAAGCACTTTGATGAGGCAGATATCAATATTCCTTTCCCAATTAGAACTTTAGATTTTGGCAAAAACAACTTAACAGTTCATTCTAAATCGAACGAATAA
- a CDS encoding OmpA/MotB family protein, producing the protein MKKSIAITIFSGAILLTSCVSKKKYVELEGQYNDTRSTLAKTQLEKEEAETKLAKIEDRVASYNQKIQSLTDSNNDRLQQFENVVLSQNDKDRMKAALANVDQNELANAKTLEDSMNLIVSHNLKKNLDTSLIAEGEEDDIEINIDETVVMITISDKLLFKSGSYRVNPKAEPLLERLANVINSEPALEVMVEGHTDSQTVKSGSYIKDNWDLSVERSTAVIRTLQEKYGVAPEKLIAAGRSSYAPLTENETKEGRATNRRTRIVILPNLDKFLALLSAN; encoded by the coding sequence ATGAAAAAATCAATTGCAATTACCATCTTCTCTGGAGCTATCTTGTTAACCTCATGTGTCTCTAAGAAAAAATATGTGGAGTTAGAAGGACAATATAACGATACACGTTCTACACTCGCTAAAACACAACTTGAAAAAGAAGAGGCTGAAACAAAACTAGCCAAGATTGAAGACCGCGTTGCCAGTTACAACCAAAAAATTCAGTCGTTAACCGACTCAAACAATGATCGTCTACAGCAGTTTGAAAATGTTGTACTTTCTCAAAACGACAAAGACAGAATGAAGGCTGCCTTAGCTAACGTAGACCAAAACGAACTTGCTAATGCTAAAACCCTAGAGGACAGTATGAATCTTATTGTATCTCACAACTTAAAGAAAAACCTTGATACTAGCTTAATTGCAGAAGGTGAAGAAGACGATATTGAAATTAATATTGACGAAACGGTAGTTATGATTACTATTTCAGATAAATTATTATTCAAATCTGGTAGTTATAGAGTTAATCCAAAAGCAGAACCATTGCTTGAACGATTGGCGAATGTAATTAACAGCGAACCTGCTCTTGAAGTCATGGTAGAAGGACACACAGATTCGCAAACCGTAAAATCTGGTTCTTATATTAAGGACAACTGGGATTTAAGCGTAGAACGTTCTACTGCTGTTATTAGAACGTTGCAAGAGAAGTATGGCGTAGCACCAGAAAAATTAATTGCTGCCGGACGTAGTAGCTATGCCCCACTTACTGAAAATGAAACCAAAGAAGGTCGTGCAACAAATCGTCGTACACGAATTGTAATACTCCCTAACTTAGATAAGTTCTTGGCTTTGCTTTCTGCCAATTAA